The Notamacropus eugenii isolate mMacEug1 chromosome 4, mMacEug1.pri_v2, whole genome shotgun sequence DNA window TAAATAAAGCAAATCGAAAGCCCGGGTAGGAGTTTGTTCTGCTTTGTTGGTTGtaagaaagcagagaaaatggagacacGGAGGTGCAAGGGGAGGAACTCATTGTTTTATACAAATGGGGTGTTTGGGAAGATGAATATATAAACATGGAGGAAAAGATAAGGAAAGTGGGCATCTCATGGCTTACCTCCTATCATAACGAGAGAAAGGAGGTTAGAAAAGACATACACTCCCTGCTTTTAAACTTACGAactttgcttcttccctcccctccatggCACCGCCCGgactcattccttccttcctgggcTACTGGAAACCCGCGTGTCCCCGCAGTGCAGCGGCAGTTGCCATGCCATAGCAGGCGAAGAAAACGCGTCCCCGCCTGCCATCCAGATCAGCAGGATAATGTGCCCAGACGACGCCAACATTGCAGGCAATGTCCATGGAGGGACGATTTTAAAGATGATTGAAGAGGCTGGGGCTATCATCGGAACCCGGTACTGTAACAGCCAGAAAGGAGAGACCTGCATGGCTGCCTTGGCCAGGGTGGAACGCACGGATTTCCTGTCCCCCATGTGTATTGGAGAAGTGGCTCATGTCAGTGCTGAGATTACTTACACCTCGAAGCACTCCGTGGAAGTCCAGGTCACCGTGACGTCAGAAAACATCCTCACAGGTGCTAGACGAGTGACCAACAAGGCAGCACTCTGGTATGTGTCCCTCTCAGTGACGAatgtggataaagtgctagaggTCCCTCCCTTGGTGTACACCCGAaaggaacaagaagaagaaggcaGGAAGAGATACCAAGCTCAAAAACTGGAACGTATGGAAACCAAGTGGAAGAACGGCGAGATGATGCAGCCTTCTATTAACCCAGAGCCGTACACTGTCAGCTACAGCCAGTCCACCTTGATACATCTAGTGGGACCATCAGATTGTACTCTACATGGCTTTATGCGTGGAGGTGTTACCATGAAGCTAATGGATGAAGTAGCTGGGATTGTGGCTGCCCGCCATTGCAAGACCAACACTGTCACCGCTTCGGTGGATGCCATTAATTTTCACGACAAGATCCAGAAAGGTTGTGTCATCACCATCTCTGGACGCATGACCTTCACGAGCAATAAGTCCATGGAGATCGAAATCATGGTGGATGCTGATCCTGTCTTGTTTCATTCCCAAGAGAGGTACCGTGCTGCCAGTGCCTTCGTCACCTACGTGTCCCTGAGCCAAGAGGGGAACACACTCCCTGTACCTCAGCTGCTGGTAGAgtctgaagaggagaaaaagcgTTTTGAAGAGGGCAAAGTCAGATACCTGCACATGAAAGCCAAGCGGCAGGCCCAAACAGATGCTGTCCCTCAGAAGTGACCTCCTACCTGAGCCGCAGCAAGCCAGGAAGATGCAGCTgggaagaaatttgttttttcacTTAGAAGTAATTCTACCAAAAGATTCTATTCCCATTAAAAATTAGTGTTCTGTGAAGTATGTGTAATGCCATGTTAATCTACAGTATATTCTGAAAATGTGTACATCTAAAGCTTATTTAA harbors:
- the LOC140502097 gene encoding LOW QUALITY PROTEIN: putative cytosolic acyl coenzyme A thioester hydrolase-like (The sequence of the model RefSeq protein was modified relative to this genomic sequence to represent the inferred CDS: inserted 1 base in 1 codon); translated protein: MAPPGLIPSFLGYXETRVSPQCSGSCHAIAGEENASPPAIQISRIMCPDDANIAGNVHGGTILKMIEEAGAIIGTRYCNSQKGETCMAALARVERTDFLSPMCIGEVAHVSAEITYTSKHSVEVQVTVTSENILTGARRVTNKAALWYVSLSVTNVDKVLEVPPLVYTRKEQEEEGRKRYQAQKLERMETKWKNGEMMQPSINPEPYTVSYSQSTLIHLVGPSDCTLHGFMRGGVTMKLMDEVAGIVAARHCKTNTVTASVDAINFHDKIQKGCVITISGRMTFTSNKSMEIEIMVDADPVLFHSQERYRAASAFVTYVSLSQEGNTLPVPQLLVESEEEKKRFEEGKVRYLHMKAKRQAQTDAVPQK